Proteins from a genomic interval of Lolium perenne isolate Kyuss_39 chromosome 1, Kyuss_2.0, whole genome shotgun sequence:
- the LOC127345912 gene encoding uncharacterized protein, producing MSFKKVDRVSVVVLLVFIVFSVSAAGGRELAGEKTQKDHYNAASKEGTKVTGNHPRNLMVKTNDYGRYDPAPAFSRPRFKPIPH from the exons ATGAGCTTCAAGAAAGTTGATAGAGTTTCAGTTGTTGTGCTACTTGTGTTCATCGTCTTTTCGGTTTCTGCTGCAG GAGGGAGGGAGTTGGCGGGAGAAAAGACACAAAAG GACCATTACAACGCTGCATCCAAAGAGGGGACAAAAGTTACAGGCAACCATCCAAGGAACCTCATGGTCAAGACAAACGACTACGGTCGCTACGACCCGGCTCCAGCGTTTTCCAGGCCTCGCTTCAAGCCCATACCCCACTGA